In Misgurnus anguillicaudatus chromosome 5, ASM2758022v2, whole genome shotgun sequence, a genomic segment contains:
- the LOC141364004 gene encoding P2X purinoceptor 7-like, with product MNTMEYSEIFESEAQVSDEEYVPAAVSTLQCTDQGNSHSRRGAAGGSAGPGRRRRLRYNQANLDKEDVARVNLLRSQRIEFEHAQIQRLTPGQAQQVLERCLTRYPSLIFDVMGQLPAAPHPFPPVSGQPTWCICSRCRAMATLVEMKCCNQQPDMCVSTLPQMEQYILQEGVLRLARTIWNDLRAVADVPEEGEDNRQFRHAAYRQYVAWQCGTLGAGNRVVIPSCVVWAIRDRFPDPNGQYRGFIPRQA from the exons ATGAACACTATGGAGTACTCGGAG ATTTTTGAAAGCGAGGCACAAGTCTCGGATGAAGAGTATGTCCCCGCGGCCGTTTCTACACTCCAGTGTACGGATCAAGGCAATAGCCATAGCCGCAGAGGTGCTGCTGGAGGTAGCGCTGGACCAGGCAGACGGCGACGATTGAGATATAACCAAGCAAACCTGGACAAGGAGGACGTGGCTCGGGTCAATCTTTTGCGATCGCAAAGAATAGAATTTGAACAT GCTCAAATTCAACGACTGACCCCAGGGCAGGCACAACAAGTGTTGGAGAGGTGCTTGACACGGTACCCCAGCCTCATATTTGATGTGATGGGCCAATTACCTGCTGCCCCTCACCCTTTTCCTCCAGTCTCTGGGCAACCAACTTGGTGCATCTGCAGCAGGTGCAGAGCAATGGCCACGCTTGTAGAGATGAAATGCTGCAACCAACAGCCCGACATGTGTGTCTCCACATTACCTCAAATGGAGCAATATATTTTGCAGGAGGGGGTGTTGCGCCTGGCCCGAACCATTTGGAATGACCTCCGTGCAGTTGCAGATGTCCCAGAGGAGGGCGAAGATAACCGTCAGTTCCGCCATGCTGCTTACAGGCAGTATGTTGCTTGGCAGTGTGGGACTCTGGGTGCTGGGAATAGGGTGGTGATTCCAAGCTGCGTTGTGTGGGCCATAAGGGATCGTTTCCCAGACCCTAATGGCCAGTACAGGGGATTTATTCCTAGACAGGCCTAG